From the genome of Toxoplasma gondii ME49 chromosome XII, whole genome shotgun sequence:
gtctgtctccggaaaacgaaagggtgtgcgtttctctgagGACGCTTTGCTGCTTTTTGTCGCATGTCCCGCTCCCCGTAAAACTcggcttttttttctctctctctcgtctcctctctctcgcactGTATTtcggtctcctctctctcgcactGTATTGGCACgtcggtttctctccttccaccGTCTTCTTTGCTCTCCGCTTCAGAACCATTCACCACCTTCTTGTCTCGCCATTTCGAATTATTCTTCCGGCCGTCCTCCCTCTCGTTGTCAACCTGTTTCGCCTCTTCAGCAGTCTCTCAAGTGCTACTGCAGTGcctgcgcgtctcctctccgccttgccttcttctgcacgAAGGGAGACTCCAAACGCTTCTCCCTGCTCACCTTCGTCAGCTggcttctgccttctgcgcTCTCCGCTTCACCCTCGCAATGGAGGACCGTACCGGGGAGGCGTCTCGCGTCACACCCCAGGACGCGTCGTTCGaggcagatgaagaaggcggcAAGGCCGACACAGGCAACGCCAGCGAAGCGCGCAGgacagaggaacagaaggcggaaggcgatagcgaagaagagagcactCGCGGCGGCCACAAAGCCGTCGAGACACCCCACACTTCTCCAGTTCAGTCtgcgggagagaagccgcgcgcagaagaggcgacggGAACTCAAGAatgcgaaaaacagagagagacagaggagcagaACAGAGACAATCCCCcgccagaggaagaagagaaacccaCTATGTACCGCCTGAGAGTACGGTGTGCCCCCTTCAATCCGATCGTTGAAATCGCCGCAAATAAAACTTTCCAGGACTTGTTAAAAGCTGGTgagcagagacaaaacggtCATCTTCGACTTGACCAGTCTGttcgttcctctccgtttcgtctctttcctgtctttcagACTCTTGGCATTTgccgtcgctcttcttccaggTCGACGAAtgtgttttctgcttctctcctcacttccgtggttttctcttttgtttgTTTCCCAGTTCCTTCCATGGCTTTTTcatctgtctcctgttctcccgTCCTgcccttcctctgtctctcctctttctcttctctttctctcctctttcagctctttcttctctctctccctcatatcttccactttctcgcctaactcctcctcctccagcTTCGCGCTTGtccttctgttctcctccATCGTGCCTCCGACGTCTGCGTCGACTCGCGGCCTGCCGTTCTCCTCCACAtcttttgtgtctcctccccccttctcggctcttctgcctcgcagTGGCGCAATCGACTCAACTCCCGCACCTGGAGGACCCCGGCAAATTCAGCTGTAGGCCGACGTAGGGAAGTCGACGGAGCGAAGCAAAGtgcaaggagagaaactgcgAACGGCGCAGAGAGGGTggacaacagagacacagaagaagaggaagagagaagaagaggaaaagagaagaaaagggaaagacaggagaggatgaacaaacagagaagaagaagcaaggaagAGTGCGCATCTGAacacgagaagaaagtgatCTGCGTTCGCGGTACTTTTCTTTCGACATCGACTGCTCTTCTTATTCTCGAAAAAcagttctctctgcgtgCGGCGTTCCTATCGGCGCTGGTGCCTTTGTCTTGTATATCGAGCTTTTcctttcgcgttttcctttttcgccgGATGTCTCTCAGCCTGCCAGATTCATCTTGAGTTCCACgttgtgtgtttctgcgtctctgcggtTCGCCGTCgcagcgtttcttctctgctttctcttcacttccttctctgtgttcttcctcttcgtccactttttcttttttttgtacttgcttcgctctttcttcctttccttccttttcccctcttcaTTTCCTGTGCGTTTTCgagttttccttcctctctcccagTGCTTGCGGGGTTTCCACCGAAGCGTCTGGAAGTCCCGCATGACACGCAgatctcctcgtttcttcaggACGGCGAAGCGCTGActccagagagacggaggaccTCCCAAGGTGAGAGAGATGAGGGAAAAGAagcggaaacagaaaaggcaagtcagaggctggagaaaaggaaagaggaaggtggcgcgagacgaaagagaggacgaaggatagaaaagaggacgagaacgGATCTGCCCACAAGAGACGCGAACAAAGTAAAAAACGGCTAAGACAGGGCGCATGGTTTCGTCCACATTCGGCTTTCCCCCTGGGGACGACAGCTGCGTACAGCTTCTGAGAACgagtctcccttctcgtttcGCCTGATTTCGTCGTGCAGACGAAGCCATCATttgctcgtcttcgtctcctatCAGTCGACGCGAAGGCCGAGGACTGACGCCAAAATCTCCCGGCAGAAACGCGGTTCCTCGACCCAACTCAAACATTCAtactctctcttcttcctcctcctcttcgccgtccTCGTCGGTTTTTCTtgacgggagaaaagagacagcttCCACTTCGCGGACGGCGGCGGGTCAatggagacgcgggagagaagcgaagaaaggaactgttttttctctcggcagcagcgaagaggaagtcgcGGAAAACCTCGTTCGCCTTTTTGTAAGCATCATGGAAGTCTCTGTTCCACTCTACGAAGTCTCAGATTTTCTCGAAACCtgtcctctcctcgccgtcgcaTGACTCATtggttgtctctctctctcgcgttctcctcttgcGCTACGGCTGCGCCTCTTCGATTCGCGGTGTGCCGTTCGCTTCTGCTCGATATCTCGTGAGATTTCTATCGGGCTGTTTCGTGCGTTCTCGTCTCGATGAGCGCCTGCTCCCGTGGTGTCCGGCGTCATCATCCGTCTCTTCGTGTCTTGTTTTTCGCGCCCGCGACAGACCGACAAGACGAATTCtgcggcagagaaaggactgaagaaagccttctctctcgctctgcacCAGCGCTACGGTAAGGGAGTTCGTGTTCAGGAGTTGTCCTGAAAGCTTTTGATGCGACGCTCTGGTCCTCTCCCCCTTCCTGTGTTTGTATCGTGGCGGTTTTTTTATCCTGACTCCAGTCCCTCTGATTCAACTGCTTCGCCTCATCTGTCTCCGCACTTGTTCTTCgacctctctttctctatctctcttctcgtcctctctcgccttttctcttgatatccatctctcttctcccgttctctcttttctttccactcttctctcctccatctttatctgtctcctgctctctctaTTTCTCGGTCTCCCTGTActtctctccgttgtctgtgtctctctttattcatgtctctttctctctctgtttctctgtctctgtctgcttctccccgtTGTCTCgagctctcttctctctttctcttgttctcccgtTGGCTGTGCCTGTTTCGTCCTCCTTGGATTTTCCTgcgtcgcgcgtctcctttgAATGTTCTTCCCACGTGCGTTTTTgcatgttttttctttttcttgttttccctgttttttcttttttcttgatctctctgtgcttttGCGCCTGCCTCTGAAACCGCAGCGGAGACGACGGCGGACGAGCGCTGGGGAGCTGTCCAGGGCCGGCGATTCACCATCAAAGAGGGGCATCCGCAACCGGGGAAGTTCACGGTCAACTTTTttgcgcctgtctccggaCGAGTGgatacagagagaacagaagaataCACAGGTGTGCGGAGAGCCGAGCTTTTCGGAAAATGCAAAACACTGGAAGTGCCACTGCACAGAACGCGTCCGAAAACCGAAACTTTGAGCCTgcaagtgcatgcgtcgaacggtgtgcatacacctacaaccttcttttctgtccttcttGGGTCCGTGTGCACCGTATGGTTATCTGATGCGCATTAGATTATATACGTAGACATTTGCGTTGTAGGGGAACAAGGAGATGCAGACGCGAGCactctgtctgtgtgtcgaCGTTGCGCGTTGAGGATGGGCAGCATGCAGATCATCTGTGGCGTTTCGCTTTCCAGTCTGTAACAGCGCTGAGGGTCGCCCATTAAACtggggaagagcgagagtcCGGTTTCTTCCctacgagagagagaagaaaggtttCGGGTGAGCCGGGAATCGACAAAGATGTCCAGCACATGGTGCCGCGCGTTAACAAGAACTGCGTCGTCCTACATTGGTGGCTTCGTCGAACTGTTCTCATCTTCTATTGTTCAGTCGAGGATCAGGATCTCGGAGTCGAGTGTCTGAAGTTTTTCTGCTGTCCGCAGCTCTTCCCAAGAACCTcgtccttcttgttctctcgcaAGTCTGGCAAAGTGCAGAAGACGTAGATCGACACAACCTGCGTCCGTACTACATGGCGCATGCACAACCCATGGTACGCAGTGTCTGGCGACTTCTACGTCGATGGACTCTACCTTGTCTCGGAGCGTGGACACTGCGATGTGTGGCCGCCCCGGTTtgcgtcttcgtttttctctgtttgccGATTCCAACAGTCCATGTGCTTCAaatctcttctcgttcgcagTCAACGACATGACAGGCGCCAAGAGCTGCTTCACCATCTGTTTGTTTCCTGTGCTAGAGACATACATGTGTATGGAACGCCGACGGAAGTGACGTGTAAATCCAGcggtgtcttctctctctgtgaggggaggggggagagaagggtgAGGAAGGAGGCCCAGGCACACCTGAAAAAATGTGGATATGTGCATCTCTGTGTCCAGAACGCATATTGATGCGTGggcatatatatgtatatatatatatatataagtatatatatatataagtatatatatatatatataagtaaatatatatatatataagtatatatatatataagtatatatatatatatataagtatatatatatatatataagtatatatatatatataagtatatatatatatatataagtatatatatatatatatatataagtatatatatatatatatataagtaaatatatatatatatataagtatatatatatatataagtatatatatatatatataagtatatatatatataagtatatatatatatatatataagtaaatatatatatatataagtatatatatatatataagtatatatatatatatataagtatatatatatatataagtatatatatatatatatataagtatatatatatataagtatatatatatatatatataagtatatatatatatatataagtatatatatatatatatatatatgtgggtCTCTATCTGTCGCACCGTGTGTGTTAGtgcatatttgtatatgcatTTTTACATCTAAATGCAttcctacatatatatatatatatatatatattatgcGATGTTTATATATGGATGTACGTGTGTCCGTAGTGATAGGAGGGTAATCCTTCTCGGATTTCTTGGCGCAACGATATATTACCTTTGCACTTTTCCAGATGTTCTGGAACATCGTCCGGCACTTTGATGGAGACTTCGGCGCCTGCCTTCGACAAGTTCTCCCTGCAGCCGCCGTCCAGGAGCTTCTGGACAGAAAACGGGAGTTGTCAGAGAAGGTGGGTCTGCAGAtcagagcgaaaaaaacgaagcacaggagaagaaagcgaagtcAAAGGGAAAAGTCAGgtagaaagaaggaaaggcgaaagacAACAGAGGAGAATGAAAGCAGAGCAtagcagagagacagaaacgtagagaggaaacgaaggaggaCGGACGCAAAACCGAGCAATCGCCGAAGACAAGGCATTGCAAGAAACAATCGACTCCACGCGGGAGACGCtggagcagagaaagcaagagaagagagagacgaccgaggggggaggcagaggacgaaaagagacgacagaaagaaatTCTTTAAACCGTGATTCCTTTCTGAAGCaggcaaaggagacaggggaagcCTTGAAGAGTTTTGTAAGAGAGTGTTTTTCGATCACGCTCATCTGCTCATTTGCAGAGAATGGCCaacagggaagagacaggcatACCTCTTTGTGTGAAAGAAAAATAGGAAATGCGCGTTAAAACACAGACGAAGTTGTTTGTCGTGTCCTGTGACCTAACTTGTTTCTGAAAAATAGGCGAAGGAAAATAAACgacaagcagaagacgcTGCCCGAATgcgggaggagaagcgcctgCTCCGAGCACAGCAAAACGTTGCCCGCGCGTTGCGCACCAATGCGAGGGTCCAGAGGGGAGACGCTCACGGAGGCACCCCACAGTCGGAGAcagtctcttcgtctgcagaggCAGTGTCCCCGAGAGGCGAGGGCAAGGAGACCGGCCtgggacgagaagaagggagccAGCAGGACGCAGGCGCATGCGATGAAGACGTtggaaagaagggagagagaagcgcaaggAGAGAATcagcggagaggagaacgagcgCACCACCTGAGTTCATCCAAGTGGGAGAAAGCTCAGAAGGAGCGACAGAGCATGCAGAGTCTTCGTCGCTTGAAGGAAGGAGGGGAGAGCAGGAGGATGCAGAAAGGGAGGGAAACGACCGAAGCCTGCAATGCGAAGAGCGCAGCGAGGCAGTGgaagggaaagaggaaacgagaggtggaaaacgcatgcagagaggaaatgaAAAGGTTTTTGCGAGGCACAGCGACGACGCAGGCGGGAGCCCGCAGAACAGGGCGACAGGCCCCAAGGATCGAAGGCGCAAGAGAttcgaagaagcggaaggagacagagagcatgCCGGggggcaggagacagaggcgaggcgTCAGAGACAGCGACTTGATACTCAGAAAAATGGGGATGTTCAAGAGCCAGAGAAAGACTACCACGTTCCCTGTTCGAGGGCGAAGTCAGGCCCAGAGGGCTGTGGCGATTCGGCAGTCTCCCTACGCGCCGCAGCCTCGTCTTCCcgacgaaacggagacagaccCTCAGAGTGTTCTGCACTCCCTCAGGATCTGTCGTCGTCACAGAACTCTCAAGcgaaggacgagagcgagaaggaagagaatgCGAAGACAACGCAGCTCACAGGTGATGTATCGACGAGCGCGAAGGACGAGAGGCCAACAGAAGAgctgacggagaagagaaggagacgtgGAGAGAGTGGTGGtggaaggaggaaggaacCAGCTTTGCCTTTCCCCGAGATGCTTCTTTCCTGGGCggggcgagaggaaggagaagatgaagactACGAAGCAGACagtgcagaagaggaagaagaagagacggagagaaaaccaagaaacAAGGCGCGGGCAAAGACGAAGGCTGCAAACAAGAAACCGCGAACAACGGTCACAAAGAACAAAGAGGAGGCCAAGGATAAACTGCACGAGGGAGCATGCAATCAACACCACGCAGATCCACCCTTGCAGACACGCGTggattcttcttctcttcctgcttcttctcttcctgcttcttcagtctcaggagaaacgaggaagcgaggcgcACCGACGtctcgaggaaggcggcgaggagGCAAGGACACACCTGAGTCAGAAAAAGTTCGGAACGAGCAGCAACAGAGCGCCGAAGAAAGGCGGAGAAATTtggcagctgctgcagaggCACGAGCGGCGCGGCAGGCGGTCCTTCCAGCAGAAGAGCGGGGGtagcgaggaggcgaagagaggaagagagagcagagacaggagaaaatAAGGTCTACTGCGCACAGCGaggagagccgagagaggaacggacCTGTagagggcgagaaggagaacgaggaggtGTCAGACTTGTGTgctgtcgtttttctcaaGTGCTGGGCCTCTTGTGAAGCCTGCAGTCACGGTCCGCTGTTTCGCGCGTTCCGAGAACACCAAGAAGAATCGCAACGAAGCGCCGTCAGACTCAAATGCGTTCTTCCAAATAAGAAAACTCTCTGATCCAGGCCCGGGAAGCTTCCTCGCAAGAACTGAGCACCACGATTTCTGCCGCTCAAGCAACGAGGAACTCTCGTAGATGGATGACAAGCAGACACATGGACATACACAGAGATGCACGAAGATAGATCTGTGATGTAGAGATTTAGGAAGATggttacatatatatatatatatatatatatatatgtatacatatatatgcacacaaATATGTTATGTATGTGTAGGAAGATGTATATGTACCGGTGTACATATATAACGATGTTTGCGTAGGCGAGTTTGATTGACTGGTGACATCGAAGGCAGATGCATACAAGGAATCCAGCTTTGTCGAGTATAGAGGCACACAGGGAGAGACTCTaaggagcgaggagacaggccaGTAGAATTTGGTAGAGAAGGAAGCGTGTGTATGAATTTTTGGGGAGGGCGGCAACGAGctgaagcgaaggagagaagcggcgaagcGAATCAATAAATATACTAAAAGTGCACATCTGTTGGAAACAGCTTTCGCTTCGTCGTCAGCTTCTCTGCGAGGACTGTGTGTGCTTTGgacctctgtctcccgctccTCTAAAGCTCTGCAGAAAGTGATGTTCTGCATGGAAGTCTTCTTTCGAAGCTCACATGGTGTCTGTACAGTGCCACGAACCGCTAAGTAGTTCGACCGCGTCTGTCGCACGATAGACACATTTCTCCTCCTGGTTTCCTTgagtgcgtttctcttttctccgtctgaagtgtgagagcgaggagcagaaaaaagcagagaacgagaagccgAGACTTCATCTTTCTGCATTGTGTACTGCTGGCTTCAGACAGTGCACACCGCTTGCTCCTCCGTAAATCTGAAGAAAGGTAATCACGTGTCAGAATCACCTCTGAAAAAAAACTAGTTCATCGGAGTGTTTCCTCCAAGTCTTTCCTGCCCATTCAGCCCAGTGCCGCGTCGGCGCGTGCTGAATCTCCGAAAAATAACCACGGCAACGGCAAAATGTTGTGAACTGCATCATCAGATAATTCGCTCGTTTCTATGTTCGTGACAGAACACACTTTGCGCCTGTTCTACAGATCTGCAAAAACAATAGGGTGCATTGCTTGTCTCCTGACTCTCCTGTATCGACAGCGTGAAGGCTCGAAGGGGCTTCCTCGAAAGCCAATTCTTAA
Proteins encoded in this window:
- a CDS encoding hypothetical protein (encoded by transcript TGME49_246090); the encoded protein is MEDRTGEASRVTPQDASFEADEEGGKADTGNASEARRTEEQKAEGDSEEESTRGGHKAVETPHTSPVQSAGEKPRAEEATGTQECEKQRETEEQNRDNPPPEEEEKPTMYRLRVRCAPFNPIVEIAANKTFQDLLKAVAQSTQLPHLEDPGKFSLLAGFPPKRLEVPHDTQISSFLQDGEALTPERRRTSQDEAIICSSSSPISRREGRGLTPKSPGRNAVPRPNSNIHTLSSSSSSSPSSSVFLDGRKETASTSRTAAGQWRRGREAKKGTVFSLGSSEEEVAENLVRLFTDKTNSAAEKGLKKAFSLALHQRYAETTADERWGAVQGRRFTIKEGHPQPGKFTVNFFAPVSGRVDTERTEEYTALPKNLVLLVLSQVWQSAEDVDRHNLRPYYMAHAQPMMFWNIVRHFDGDFGACLRQVLPAAAVQELLDRKRELSEKAKENKRQAEDAARMREEKRLLRAQQNVARALRTNARVQRGDAHGGTPQSETVSSSAEAVSPRGEGKETGLGREEGSQQDAGACDEDVGKKGERSARRESAERRTSAPPEFIQVGESSEGATEHAESSSLEGRRGEQEDAEREGNDRSLQCEERSEAVEGKEETRGGKRMQRGNEKVFARHSDDAGGSPQNRATGPKDRRRKRFEEAEGDREHAGGQETEARRQRQRLDTQKNGDVQEPEKDYHVPCSRAKSGPEGCGDSAVSLRAAASSSRRNGDRPSECSALPQDLSSSQNSQAKDESEKEENAKTTQLTGDVSTSAKDERPTEELTEKRRRRGESGGGRRKEPALPFPEMLLSWAGREEGEDEDYEADSAEEEEEETERKPRNKARAKTKAANKKPRTTVTKNKEEAKDKLHEGACNQHHADPPLQTRVDSSSLPASSLPASSVSGETRKRGAPTSRGRRRGGKDTPESEKVRNEQQQSAEERRRNLAAAAEARAARQAVLPAEERG